CCGGGATCCAGGGCCGCTGGAACCCCCAGATGTGTGAACCGGCGCGGGTCTGCTTGACGTCTCTCAGCATGGCCGAGCGCCAGCGCCGCGGGTGTGGCATGGACGCGACGGCCAGCCGCCGCACCAGCTTGGGGCGCATCGCGGCCGCCGTCCACGCGAGGTATCCGCCCAGGTCGTGGCCGACCAGCGCGGCATCCGGCTCACCGAGGGAGCGGATGACGCCCGTGACGTCGAGCGCGAGGTTGGCGGGGTCGTAGCCGCGCGGCGTGCGGTCGCTGCCGCCGACGCCCCGCAGGTCCATGGCGACGGCCCGGAAGCCCGCGTCGGCGAGTGCCACGAGCTGGTGCCGCCAGGTCCACCAGAACTGCGGGAACCCGTGCAGCAGCAGCACCAGTGGACCGTCGCCCAGCTCGGCGATGTGGAAGCGGGCGCCGTTGGCGGCGACGTCGCGATGGCTCCAGGGGCCGTCCAGCAGGACGGCCGGAGCCGGTGGTGCCGAAGGTGTGGCGGGGTCCGTCATGATGACGAGCGTGCCACAGCCTCGATGGCCTCGGGGACCCGGTCCTGCGGGAGCTCCGGCCGCGGGTGCGGCTTGGCCTTCTGCAGAACGCCCGCGGTCTCCTTCATCGAGGCGGCGACCTTCTGCGGGCCCTTGCTCTTCTTGGCCTTCTTCGCGAAGACGATGCCGACCAGCGCGAGGACGAGCGCGACCAGCACGTTCGCCGCGAACGACAGCAGGAAGCAGACCGCGAGGTTCCAGTCGCTCCAGGTGCGGATGCCGTACGCCAGCGCGAAGTTAAGCATCGGCAGGGAGAAGATCAGCACCGCGCCGGCCGCCGAGAAGGCGCCGCCGCTGGTCGCGCCGCGCTTCACGTCCTGCTTGAGCTGCGCCTTCGCCAGCGCGATCTCGTCGTGCACCAGCGCCGACATTTCCGCCGTCGCCGAGGCGAACAGCTGGCCGATGCTGCGTTCGGCGCCGACCGGGCTGCCGTCGGGTGCGCTCATCGCGGTCTCCCTCTTCTGCGTACGGTCCGATGTCCGCGTCTTCTGTCTGACTCGTGCCCAGTCGTCCGACTGCGCACGGCATGACTGCGTACGGTCCCGTCTTTTGTACCGTCTCGTCAGATCATGCCGGACGGTGGTGGTCCTCGCTTGCCCCGCCCGGTACTTCGGCAAGCCCGTGGCGCGCCGCTGCCTTCTCCTGGGCGATGCGGCGGTGTTCGACGGCCTTGCGCTCGTAGAGGGCGGCGAGTCGCAGGTGGTACGCCGGGTCGTCCTCCTCGTAGACGTCCGGGACGCCGTCGGCGTCCTCGTCGCGCTCCTCGTCCTCCCACAGGCGGCGGTACTTGGCGTTCCGCAACTTCAGCAGGACGGTCGCGAGTGTCGCGGCGATGAGCGATCCCAGCAGGACGGCAACCTTGACCTGGTTCGTCAGCGTCTGGTCGCCGGCGAAGGCGAGTTCGCCGATGAGCAGCGACACGGTGAAGCCGATGCCGGCGAGGGTCGCCACGGCGAACACGTCCGCCCAGGCGAGGTCGTCGCTGAGCGAGGCGCGGGTGAAACGGGCCGCCAGCCACGTCCCGCCGAAGATGCCGAGCGCCTTGCCGACGACGAGCCCGAGGACGACGCCGAGGGTCTCCGGCTCGGTGAACACCTCCGCGAGCGCCCCGCCGGACACCGCGACGCCCGCGCTGAACAGCGCGAACAGCGGGACGGCCAGCCCCGCGGACAGGGGCCGTACGAGGTGCTCGATGCGCTCGCCGGGGGAGCGGTCCTCACCCTCGTGGCGGTGGCAGCGCAGCATCAGGCCCATGGCGACGCCGGCGACGGTGGCGTGGACGCCGCTGTTGTACATCAGCGCCCAGATGACGAGGGCGAGCGGCACGTACACGTACCAGCCGCGTACGCCCTTGCGCAGCAGCAGCCAGAACACCACCAGTCCCGCGACGGCGCCGCCGAGCGCGGCGAAGTTCAGTTCGGCGGTGAAGAACACCGCGATGATCAGGATCGCGAAGAGGTCGTCGACGACGGCGAGCGTGAGCAGGAAGGCCCGCAGCGCGCTCGGCAGGGACGTGCCGATGACGGCGAGCACGGCGAGCGCGAAGGCGATGTCGGTCGCGGTCGGCACGGCCCAGCCGGCCAGGGAGCCACCGCCGGCGACGACGGTGACGGTGTAGACGAGCGCCGGTACGGCCATGCCGCAGAGCGCGGCGACGACCGGGAGCGCGGCGGCTTTCGGGTCGCGCAGGTCGCCCGCCACGAGTTCCCGTTTGAGCTCGATCCCGGCGACGAAGAAGAAGACCGCCAGCAGTCCGTCGGCGGCCCAGTGCGCGATGGACAGGTCGAGGCCGAGGGCGGCGGGGCCGAGGTGGAAGTGGGAGACGCTGTCGTAGCTGCCGCGCAGCGCGGGGATGTTCGCCCAGAGCAGCGCGATCACCGCGGCGGCGAGCAGCAGCACCCCGCCCACGGTCTCCGTACGCAGCGCGTTCGCCACGTAGGTCCGCTCGGGCAGCGACAGCCGGCCGAGGACTTTGCGGGGGGTGGTGGAGCGGGGCGCGGTCACGGGGGAGACCTCCGGTCGGTGGGCAGGACCGAACACATGCCGACCAGACTTCCCGGCGCACCATGGAGCAGTTGTTTTGCTTAGTTTAGCTAAACGTGCGGCTGATCGTACGCGATCTCACCACGGGCGTCACAAGGGCGCCCGGCAAACTCACCACGGGCGTCACCAGGGCACCCGGCGTGCCGTCTGCCGGGTGCCCTTCGTCCGTTCCGCTATGCCGCTCAGTCCTCGCTGGGCGCGGCCGGCAGCTTGTCCTGGATGAGGGCCATGACCGTGGAGTCGGTCAGCGTGGTGACGTCACCCAGCTGGCGGTTCTCGGCGACGTCCCGCAGCAGACGGCGCATGATCTTGCCGGAGCGGGTCTTGGGCAGCTCGGCCACCGGCAGGATCCGCTTGGGCTTGGCGATCGGGCCCAGCGTGTTGCCGACGTGGGCGCGCAGTTCGCCGACCAGGGTCTCGGTCTCGGTGGCCGTACCGCGCAGGATCACGAACGCGACGATCGCCTGACCGGTCGTCTCGTCCGCCGCGCCGACCACGGCGGCCTCGGCGACCGAGGGGTGGGAGACCAGCGCGGATTCGACCTCGGTGGTGGAGATGTTGTGGCCGGAGACGAGCATGACGTCGTCGACCCGGCCGAGCAGCCAGATGTCGCCGTCGTCGTCCTTCTTGGCGCCGTCACCGGCGAAGTACTTGCCCTCGAAGCGCGACCAGTAGGTGTCGATGAACCGCTGGTCGTCGCCCCAGATGGTGCGCAGCATCGACGGCCACGGCTCGGTCAGCACCAGGTAGCCGCCCCCGCCGGCGGGTACCTCGTTGGCCTCGTCGTCGACGACCGTCGCGGCGATGCCGGGCAGCGGCGTCTGTGCCGAGCCGGGCTTGGTGGCGGTCACGCCCGGCAGCGGGGTGATCATCATCGCGCCGGTCTCGGTCTGCCACCAGGTGTCCACGACCGGGGTGCGGTCGCCGCCGATGTTCTTGCGGTACCAGATCCACGCCTCGGGGTTGATCGGCTCGCCCACCGAGCCCAGCACCCTGAGGCTGCTGAGGTCGAACTTGGCGGGGATGTCGTCGCCCCACTTCATGAACGTACGGATCGCGGTCGGCGCGGTGTAGAGGATCGTCACGCCGTACTTCTGCACGATCTCCCAGAAGCGGCCCTGGTGAGGGGTGTCGGGCGTGCCCTCGTACATGACCTGTGTGGCGCCGTTCGCCAGGGGGCCGTAGACGATGTACGAGTGGCCGGTGACCCAGCCGACGTCGGCGGTGCACCAGTAGACGTCGGTCTCCGGCTTGAGGTCGAAGACGGCGTGATGGGTGTAGGCGGTCTGCGTGAGGTAGCCGCCGGACGTGTGCAGGATGCCCTTCGGCTTACCCGTGGTGCCCGAGGTGTAGAGGATGAACAGCGGGTGCTCGGCGTTGAACGCCTGCGGGGTGTGCTCGACGCTCTGCCGTCCCACCAGGTCGTGCCACCAGACGTCGCGGCCCTCGGTGAAGGCGACCTCCTGGCCCGTGCGGCGCACGACCAGGACGTGCTCGACGATGCCCGCTTTCTCGACGGCCTCATCGACGGCCGGCTTCAGCGCGGAGGGCTTGCCGCGCCGGTAGCCGCCGTCGGAGGTGATGATCACGCGCGCGTCGGCGTCCTGGATGCGGGTGGCGAGCGCGTCCGAGGAGAAGCCGCCGAAGACGACCGAGTGGGCGGCGCCGACCCGGGCGCAGGCCAGCATCGCGATCGCCGTCTCGGGGATCATCGGCATGTAGACGGCGACCCGGTCGCCCGCCTGGACTCCCAGCTCCAGCAGGGCGTTGGCGGCCTTGGAGACCTCGTCCTTCAGCTCGGCGTAGGTGATAGCGCGGCTGTCGCCGGGCTCGCCCTCGAAGTGGATGGCGACCCGGTCGCCGTGGCCGGCCTCCACGTGCCGGTCGACGCAGTTGTAGGCGACGTTGAGTTCGCCGTCCTTGAACCACTTGGCGAACGGCGGGTTCGACCAGTCGAGGGTCTCGGTGGGCTCCTTGGCCCAGGTCAGCCGACGGGCCTGCTCGGCCCAGAAGCCGAGCCTGTCAGCCTTGGCCTGCTCATACGCCTCCGCGGTGACGTTGGCGTTCGCGGCCAGGTCGGCGGGGGGTGCGAACCTGCGCTCTTCCTTGAGCAGGTTGGCCAGGCTTTCGTTGCTCACGGCATCTGCCTTTCCCAGGGTGTCCGTTGTGTCCCAGGCCACAGCTCATCAGACCCGGGGGTGCGATGACAAGGGCCGACCGCCAATTGGTTTAGACCTGTTGGGCGGTGCTGTCGGGGACCGGGGTCATCCGTACCCACGGACGCCGACCAGGGAAAGTTCAGTGTGTGTGCTGCCCGTCACGCGGGTCGCAGAGGAGCGGAGGAGAGCCACGACGGCGTTCTGGAGGGGCGGAGCGGTCAGGCGGGGGTGCCGGGCGGTCGGCAGCCTCCCCGGCCCAGGGTCCGGCCCGTCCGCGGCGGGGGGCCACTGGGTGTGCCCCGGGCTCGATCGGGGGCACACCCTCAACCGGTGCCGGGCAGGAAGACACCCTGGCCCGGCGCCCGGCTCATGCCGTCAGGTCCGACTCCCGTACACGGTCGAAGACGCCGCCGTCGTCCGTCTCGGTGAGCAGGTAGGCCTCGGCCTCGCCCACGTGGAAGTACATCCCGTGCAGCTCCAGGGTGCCCTCGTCGAGGGCCCGGGCCACCGAGTCGTGGGCGCGCAGGTGCTCCAGCTGCTGGACGACGTTGGTCAGAGAGAGCTGCTCGACCGCGTCCTCGGGTGACCGCCCGGCCAGCCTGCCCCAGGGCAGGCTCTTGTCGGCCATGCGCTCCAGGCTCGGCAGCCCGTGCCGCAGCCACCGCTTCAGCGGGGTCCGGGCGCCGCCGGGCTCGGAGTTGAGCAGCGCCTGCATGGCGCCGCATCCCGAGTGCCCGCACACCGTGATGGACCGCACCCGCAGCACGTCCACGGCATATTCGATGGCGGCCGCCACCGAGTCGTCGCCGCTCTCCTCGCCCGGGCGCGGGACGAGGTTGCCCACGTTGCGCACGACGAACAGGTCACCCGGACCACTGGAGGTGATCATCGATGTGACCAGCCGGGAGTCGGCGCAGGTCAGGAAGAGCTGCGAAGGCCGCTGCCCCTCACGCGCCAGCCGGGCCAGCTCGCTGCGGACCAGGGGCGCGGTGTTGCGCTGGAACGCGCTGATGCCACGCGCCAGTTCGTGCCCGCTGGCACCGCCGGTGCCCGTCGGGTCCGGCTCGGAGCGGTTCGACCCGTCCGGGTTCTTCCCGGCGACCGGTAGGGACTGGGGGCCGTCGCACTGGTGGTTGCGCCAGGGTGTCCAGGGCCGACAACGGCAGTCACCGCCGACCTGGGGCTCGGAGATGCGGGTGCCGGGATGCCGGCCGGTGATCTCGACGGTGCCGCCCTGCGCGGTGTGGGTCTTCTGCCAGTCCTGCAGCGTCTCGTACGCCGCGTGGTCCATGAACGACCCGTCCAGCTCGACGACGGTGTCGGCACCGTGGGGCACGAGATGCAGGGCCCGGCTGAGCCGTGGCACCGCAAGGAACGTCAACTGTCCTCTGACGTGTACGTGATGGACTCCTTCCCTGTCTTCGTGCGTGATGCGGGTGCGGGTGAGGCGGTGCAGGGCGACGCCGACGGCCGTGGCGATGCCGAGCGCCACGCCCTCCAGGACGCCGAGGGAGACCACGCCGAGGGTGGTGACGGCGTAGACCCAGACTTCTCGGTGGCGGGTCACCGTGCGGATGTGGTTCAGGGACACCATCTGGATGCCGACGGCCATCACCAGGGCGGCGAGCGAGGCGAGCGGGATGAGCTCCAGGATCGGGACCATCAGCAGCGCGGCGATCACTACGAGAACGCCGTGCAGCATCGTGGAGTTCCGGCTGATCGCACCCGCGTGCACATTCGCCGAACTCCGCACGGCCACACCCGCGATGGGCAGTCCGCCGAGCGAGCCGGAGACGATGTTGGCGGCGCCCTGCCCGAGCAGTTCGCGGTCGAGGCGGGAGCGCCCGACACGGGCGGACAGTCCCGGGCGGCCGGCCACCAGCTTGTCCACGGCGACCGCGCCGAGCAGCGACTGCACGCTGCACACCAGCGTGGTGGTGAGCACGGCGGCGATCAGGCCGAGCACGGGGCCCTCGGGCAGTCCGGCCAGGGCGTGGTTGCTCCAGGACGGCAGGTCGACCTTGGGTAGGCGGAGCCCGGCGAGGGCGGCGGCCGCGGTGGCTCCGGTGACGGCGACGAGCGCGGCCGGGACCTTGCGCAGCAGCCGTCCGGCCCGGCCGGGCAGCCTCGGCCAGAGCAGCAGCAGCGCCAGGGTCAGCACGCTCACCGACACGGCCGCGGGGCGCATCTGCGCCAACTGGGCGGGCAGCGCACGGAGGTTGTCCGGGACGGAACTCTGCGGTGTGCCGCCGAGCACGATGTGCAGCTGTGCGACGGCGATGGTGACGCCGATCCCGGCGAGCATGCCGTGCACGATGGCGGGGCTGACGGCGAGGGCGCCGCGGGCGACGCGCAGGCAGCCCAGGCCGAGTTGGGCGAGGCCGGCCAGGATGGTGATGGCGCAGGTCGTCCGCCAGCCGTAGCGCTGGATCAGGTCGGCGGTCACGACGGTGAGACCGGCGGCCGGTCCGCTCACCTGGAGCGGGGAGCCGCCGAGCCGCCCGGCGACCAGCCCGCCCACGGCGGCGGCGACGAGGCCGGCCTGGAGGGGGGCGCCGGTGGCGAGGGCGATGCCCAGGGACAGGGGCAGGGCGATCAGGAAGACCGCGATCGAGGCCGACACATCGGCACCCGCGATCCGGAATCGGCGGGGCCCGGCCGGGGGCGGACTGTGGGGCGGATGGGTGCGCTCGGTGCGATTGGGGTCGGCGGCGCGTGTGGGGACGCAGGCTGACATGGTTTCCCGTCTCCTCCGGGGCTGCGCGGTCGCGTAACTGTGGGGCCCCGCTCGGGGCGGGGTTCGGTCGCGGCGGTCACGGCGTAAATCGGCGGGATGAATCAACGCTCGGTAAACGGATCGTAATGCAGAGTAAAGGGCGAGCATAGACTTTACGGGCAAATGGGCGAATAAATCACCCCGAAGAGTGAAGTGGCCATTTGATCGGCTTGTCGTACTTATTCCTTCTCGGTCTCGTGCGAATTTGGCGGCGCTGTCCGCACCCGAGAGAAGGAAGAAGGTGGGCGGAACATGGCCGCCACCCACAGGATCGCCGCGGGCTCCGTGATCGCCGCTGTCTGCGCCGCATCGCTCGCCGGTTGCGCGACCGGCACCCCCCGGCAGGAGAACCCCGACCCGCAGAAGGCGACGCCGGCACAGGCGCCGAAGAGCGCGGTCCGGCTGATCGGAGACGGCTCCACGGCCTACACCGGCGCCCAGCCGCACCTGCCCAGGCCAGAACGCCTGCGGCCCGGCCAGAAGCCCCCGCAGTTCGTCGTCTTCTCCTGGGACGGCGCGGGCGAGGACAGCCAGAAGCTGTTCTCCCACTTCCGCAAGGTCGCCAGGGACAACAACGCGACCATGACGTACTTCCTGAGCGGCGTGTACATGTTGCCGGACGACGAACGTGACCAGTACCGGCCGCCGCAGCACTCCCCGGGCCGCTCCGACATCGGCTTCAACGACCGCCGCGGCATCGCCGCCACGGTGAAGCAGCTGCGCCTGGCGTGGCTGGAGGGCAACGAGATCGGCACCCACTTCAACGGCCACTTCTGCGGCAGTGGCGGCGGCGTCGGTGAGTGGTCGGTCGAGGACTGGAAGGACGAGATCTCCCAGGCCAAGCGGTTCGTGAAGACCTGGAAGACCAACACCGGCCTGAAGCACGCGTCCCCGCTGCCCTTCGACTACGACAAGGAGCTCATCGGCGCCCGCACGCCCTGTCTCGAGGGTCAGCGCAACTTCATGAGGGCGGCCCGCGACCTGGGCTTCCGCTACGACACCAGCGGCGTCAGCGACCAGGTCTGGCCGAAGAAGAAGCAGGGGCTGTGGGACGTGTCCATGCAGCTCGTGCCGTTCCCCGGCCACTCCTTCGAGCAGCTCACCATGGACTACAACTTCATGGTCAACCAGTCGGGCACCAAGACCCAGGGCAACCCCGCCATGCACGACTTCTGGGGCGACCAGATGCGCGACGGCCTGCTCAAGGGCTTCCAGCGGGCCTACGACGGCAACCGCGCGCCCCTGATCATCGGCAACCACTTCGAGTCCTGGAACGGCGGCACCTACATGCGGGCCGTCGAGGAGGTCATCGAGAGGGTGTGCACCAAGGAAGAGGTGCGCTGCGTCTCGTTCCGGCAGCTCGTGGACTGGCTGGACGCGCAGGACCCGAAGACGCTGGAGAAGCTGCGCACCCTGCGGGTCGGCGAGGCGCCCAAGCAGGGCTGGGCGTCCTTCCTGTCGGACCGGCCCGCCCCGGCACCCAGGGGCGTGCCCGGGGCTCCGGCGGCCAGGGGGTAACCCTCCGGGCGGACACCACCGGGCGCACGCGCGCGTGAAGAAGGCCACTCCGCCGGGGGACGGGGCCCCAGGGTGCGTAGGGTCGTACTCATGAGTACAGCAGGCGCGAGCGCCGATCCCCTCGCGGCCCTGGGGGCGCTGCCCGGAGTGGCCGATTCCGTGGAGTCCGTACGCAAGGCCGTGGACCGGGTCTACGGGCACCGGGTCATGCGGCGGCGCAGCAACGCGATCACCTCCGAGGCCGCTCTGCGCGGCGCCCGCGGCTCGGCCGCGCTGTCCGGTGCCGACTGGGCGCTGGAGGAGGTACGCCGGCGTACGGACTTCAGCGGCGACGACGAGGCCCGCGCCGTGGGCGCCGCCCTACGGCTCACCGCGGAGGCGGGCCAGCTGCTGTCGATCTGGCGGCAGTCCCCCCTGCGGGTGCTGGCCCGGCTGCACCTGGTGGCGGCCGCGGACCAGGGCGACCAGGTGGGGCGGCCCCGTAAGGAGGGCGAGCAGGTCGACGAGCCGCTCGTCGGGCTGCCGCTGCCGAGTGCCACCGAGGCGCACGGCAGGCTGGACGGACTGGCCGGGCTGATCATCGCGGGCGGCTCCGCACCGGCGCTGGTGACGGCGGCCGTCGTGCACGGCGAACTCCTCGCGCTGCGCCCCTTCACCTCCCACAACGGACTGGTCGCCCGCACGGCCGAACGCATCGTCCTGGTCGGCAGCGGCCTGGATCCCAAGTCGGTCTGCGCGGCCGAGGTCGGCCACGCCGAGCTGGGACGCGACGCCTACCTGGAAGCCCTCGCCGGGTACGTCGCGGGTACCTCGGAGGGCGTCGCCGCCTGGATCGCCCACTGCGGCAGGGCGCTCGAACTGGGGGCCCGCGAGTCGATGGCGGTGTGCGAGGCGCTGCAGCGCGGAGCGGCGTGACGTCGCCCGGCCGGAAAAGTAATGCGGCGGTACGAGTTCTCGTACCGCCGCTGGCATGAGCATCGAGTTACCAAGCGTCCTCGAAATATGCCCATCAGGTCGGGAGCTTTGCCCGTCCCTGGTGCGGCTGGCCCGTATTCGACGGGTCGACGTCGCGTGGGTGCCCGGTGTTCATGCTCGGTCCGTGGGGCCAAATGCGTTAAAAGGTGATCCTCTCGGATGTCCTTGGTCTCGCGGGCCGTTGAGTCCTTTGTACTCCTGCCCCGGAGTAAGCGGAAGTCCAGGCTGTACTTCTTTACTTTTGGGTTCAAATAGGACGGCGCCGGCCGCAGGTCAAGCGACCGTCGCCCGGCGCCTGTTCGCGTACCAGACGAGTCCCGCGGTGGCCGCGGCGGCGCCTATCGCGGCGACCGCGACGAGCGCCGGGCGCGGCGGTACGGAGAACGCGGGGATCCGCTGCTTGAGCCGGACCGGACGGTGGAAGTCCAGGATCGGCCACCCGCGCGCGAGGGCCTCTCGGCGCAGCGCCCTGTCCGGGTTCACGGCATGCGGGTGGCCGACGGATTCCAGCATCGGCACATCGGTCGCCGAGTCGCTGTAGGCGTAGCAGCGGCTGAGGTCGTACCCCTCGGACTCGGCCAACTCCCTGACGGCCTCGGCCTTGGTCGGGCCGTACGCGTAGTACTCCACCTCGCCGGTGAAACAGCCGTCGTCGCCCACCACCATGCGGGTCGCGACCACGCGGTCCGCTCCCAGCAGCTCGCCGATCGGCTCGACCACCTCCGCGCCCGAGGTGGACACGATCACGACGTCGCGGCCGGCGGTGTGGTGCTCCTCGATGAGGGAGGCGGCCTCGTCGTAGATGATCGGGTCGATCAGGTCGTGCAGCGTCTCGGCGACGATCTCCTTGACCTGCTGCACGTTCCACCCGCGGCACAGGGCGGACAGATATGCGCGCATGCGCTCCATCTGGTCGTGGTCGGCGCCGCCGGCCAGGAAGACGAACTGGGCATATGCGGTACGCAAGACGGCCCGGCGGTTGATCAGACCGCCTTGGTAGAACGACTTGCTGAACGTGAGCGTGCTCGACTTCGCAATGACCGTCTTGTCCAGGTCAAAGAAGGCGGCTGTGCGGGGCAACGAGTGGTTTTCCACGCCCCAGAGCATAGGGGCAGCCCATTCGGCGTAAGGTGGGGCGCGTGGGTTTGCCTGAGAAGGCTCTCGGGTACACCATGGAAGTCACGGATCGTTCGCGACCGTGCTAACCCGGCCCGACTCCTCCCCCCCCGAGTCGGCCGTGGGGACGACCCCCGCTCTCCCCCCCGGCGGGGGTCGTCGCATGTCCGGATGCGTTTTCTCCTTCTTCGCACGGCCTGACAGCCGCTCGGTTACGGCCTCGAGTGATGTGTTGTCATGCCCATGGCTTGTGACGGTGCGTAGTTGTCGGACTGCTCTGTGGAAGTCGCACAGAGAGCCTCAGTGGCTCACCGGTATGGGTGACGCCGATATTCACAACCCCCGGGACGTCCACAGTTATCGACCAAGATCCACACGATTTCCGGGATCGCTGCACCGTGATTCCAACGCGTCCCGCTCGCGGCGAGTTCATGGCCGGTTCCGAGTACCCGGGTGCGTTCGGCCGGTTTCTGTCGGCCGTTCACAGGGAGGCCGCTTGTCGGTTCCTCCCACGTTTGGGAATCGCGGGGCCGCAGGGGCCGTGCGAGTCATGCAGCGAAGGGGGATGGAAACCGTGGCCGGAACCGTCACACACGACCCGCCGCCGGCCGCCGGAGGGCGGCAGGGCGGACCGCTGATCGTCACCGAGGACACCGAACTCCTCGACGATCTGCTGCGCCTGTGCGCGGCGGCGGGCGCCACACCCGAGGTGCACCACGGGGTGCCGGAGCGCAGAGGCAGCTGGGAGGCCGCGCCGCTCGTCCTGGTCGGCGACGACGCCGCGCGGCGGGTGCGCGGGGCCGTGCGCAGAAGGGGCGTGGTGCTCGTCGGCCGGGACCAGGACGACTCCGGGGTGTGGCGGCGGGCCGTCGAGATCGGCGCCGAGCACGTCCTGATGCTGCCCGACGGCGAGCAGTGGCTGGTCGACCGGATCGCCGACGTGGCCGAGGGCGTCGGACGGCCCGCCCTCACCGTGGGCGTCATCGGCGGCCGGGGCGGGGCCGGAGCGTCCACGCTCGCGTGCGCCCTCGCCGTCACCTCCGCGCGGGAGGGACTGCGCACCCTCCTCGTGGACGCCGATCCGCTGGGCGGCGGACTCGACGTACTCCTCGGCGGTGAGACGGCCGAAGGACTGCGCTGGCCCGCCTTCGCCTCCTCGCGCGGCAGGGTCGGCGGGGGAGCCCTGGAGGAGTCGCTGCCCGAGCTGCACTCACTGCGGTTGCTCAGCTGGGACCGCGGCGACCGGATCGCGGTCCCGCCGCAGGCGGTGCGCGCCGTGCTCGCGG
This is a stretch of genomic DNA from Streptomyces hawaiiensis. It encodes these proteins:
- a CDS encoding alpha/beta fold hydrolase; protein product: MTDPATPSAPPAPAVLLDGPWSHRDVAANGARFHIAELGDGPLVLLLHGFPQFWWTWRHQLVALADAGFRAVAMDLRGVGGSDRTPRGYDPANLALDVTGVIRSLGEPDAALVGHDLGGYLAWTAAAMRPKLVRRLAVASMPHPRRWRSAMLRDVKQTRAGSHIWGFQRPWIPERQLTADDGALVAELIQEWSGPRPPEDEALETYRRAMCIPSAAHCAVEPYRWMVRSLARPDGIQFNRRMKRPVRVPTLHLHGSLDPVMRTRSAAGSGEYVEAPYRWRLFDGLGHFPHEEDPVAFSSELINWLRDPEPDR
- a CDS encoding phage holin family protein produces the protein MSAPDGSPVGAERSIGQLFASATAEMSALVHDEIALAKAQLKQDVKRGATSGGAFSAAGAVLIFSLPMLNFALAYGIRTWSDWNLAVCFLLSFAANVLVALVLALVGIVFAKKAKKSKGPQKVAASMKETAGVLQKAKPHPRPELPQDRVPEAIEAVARSSS
- the nhaA gene encoding Na+/H+ antiporter NhaA — translated: MTAPRSTTPRKVLGRLSLPERTYVANALRTETVGGVLLLAAAVIALLWANIPALRGSYDSVSHFHLGPAALGLDLSIAHWAADGLLAVFFFVAGIELKRELVAGDLRDPKAAALPVVAALCGMAVPALVYTVTVVAGGGSLAGWAVPTATDIAFALAVLAVIGTSLPSALRAFLLTLAVVDDLFAILIIAVFFTAELNFAALGGAVAGLVVFWLLLRKGVRGWYVYVPLALVIWALMYNSGVHATVAGVAMGLMLRCHRHEGEDRSPGERIEHLVRPLSAGLAVPLFALFSAGVAVSGGALAEVFTEPETLGVVLGLVVGKALGIFGGTWLAARFTRASLSDDLAWADVFAVATLAGIGFTVSLLIGELAFAGDQTLTNQVKVAVLLGSLIAATLATVLLKLRNAKYRRLWEDEERDEDADGVPDVYEEDDPAYHLRLAALYERKAVEHRRIAQEKAAARHGLAEVPGGASEDHHRPA
- the acs gene encoding acetate--CoA ligase, whose protein sequence is MSNESLANLLKEERRFAPPADLAANANVTAEAYEQAKADRLGFWAEQARRLTWAKEPTETLDWSNPPFAKWFKDGELNVAYNCVDRHVEAGHGDRVAIHFEGEPGDSRAITYAELKDEVSKAANALLELGVQAGDRVAVYMPMIPETAIAMLACARVGAAHSVVFGGFSSDALATRIQDADARVIITSDGGYRRGKPSALKPAVDEAVEKAGIVEHVLVVRRTGQEVAFTEGRDVWWHDLVGRQSVEHTPQAFNAEHPLFILYTSGTTGKPKGILHTSGGYLTQTAYTHHAVFDLKPETDVYWCTADVGWVTGHSYIVYGPLANGATQVMYEGTPDTPHQGRFWEIVQKYGVTILYTAPTAIRTFMKWGDDIPAKFDLSSLRVLGSVGEPINPEAWIWYRKNIGGDRTPVVDTWWQTETGAMMITPLPGVTATKPGSAQTPLPGIAATVVDDEANEVPAGGGGYLVLTEPWPSMLRTIWGDDQRFIDTYWSRFEGKYFAGDGAKKDDDGDIWLLGRVDDVMLVSGHNISTTEVESALVSHPSVAEAAVVGAADETTGQAIVAFVILRGTATETETLVGELRAHVGNTLGPIAKPKRILPVAELPKTRSGKIMRRLLRDVAENRQLGDVTTLTDSTVMALIQDKLPAAPSED
- a CDS encoding bifunctional SulP family inorganic anion transporter/carbonic anhydrase — encoded protein: MSACVPTRAADPNRTERTHPPHSPPPAGPRRFRIAGADVSASIAVFLIALPLSLGIALATGAPLQAGLVAAAVGGLVAGRLGGSPLQVSGPAAGLTVVTADLIQRYGWRTTCAITILAGLAQLGLGCLRVARGALAVSPAIVHGMLAGIGVTIAVAQLHIVLGGTPQSSVPDNLRALPAQLAQMRPAAVSVSVLTLALLLLWPRLPGRAGRLLRKVPAALVAVTGATAAAALAGLRLPKVDLPSWSNHALAGLPEGPVLGLIAAVLTTTLVCSVQSLLGAVAVDKLVAGRPGLSARVGRSRLDRELLGQGAANIVSGSLGGLPIAGVAVRSSANVHAGAISRNSTMLHGVLVVIAALLMVPILELIPLASLAALVMAVGIQMVSLNHIRTVTRHREVWVYAVTTLGVVSLGVLEGVALGIATAVGVALHRLTRTRITHEDREGVHHVHVRGQLTFLAVPRLSRALHLVPHGADTVVELDGSFMDHAAYETLQDWQKTHTAQGGTVEITGRHPGTRISEPQVGGDCRCRPWTPWRNHQCDGPQSLPVAGKNPDGSNRSEPDPTGTGGASGHELARGISAFQRNTAPLVRSELARLAREGQRPSQLFLTCADSRLVTSMITSSGPGDLFVVRNVGNLVPRPGEESGDDSVAAAIEYAVDVLRVRSITVCGHSGCGAMQALLNSEPGGARTPLKRWLRHGLPSLERMADKSLPWGRLAGRSPEDAVEQLSLTNVVQQLEHLRAHDSVARALDEGTLELHGMYFHVGEAEAYLLTETDDGGVFDRVRESDLTA
- a CDS encoding oxidoreductase; this encodes MSTAGASADPLAALGALPGVADSVESVRKAVDRVYGHRVMRRRSNAITSEAALRGARGSAALSGADWALEEVRRRTDFSGDDEARAVGAALRLTAEAGQLLSIWRQSPLRVLARLHLVAAADQGDQVGRPRKEGEQVDEPLVGLPLPSATEAHGRLDGLAGLIIAGGSAPALVTAAVVHGELLALRPFTSHNGLVARTAERIVLVGSGLDPKSVCAAEVGHAELGRDAYLEALAGYVAGTSEGVAAWIAHCGRALELGARESMAVCEALQRGAA
- a CDS encoding HAD family hydrolase, whose translation is MLWGVENHSLPRTAAFFDLDKTVIAKSSTLTFSKSFYQGGLINRRAVLRTAYAQFVFLAGGADHDQMERMRAYLSALCRGWNVQQVKEIVAETLHDLIDPIIYDEAASLIEEHHTAGRDVVIVSTSGAEVVEPIGELLGADRVVATRMVVGDDGCFTGEVEYYAYGPTKAEAVRELAESEGYDLSRCYAYSDSATDVPMLESVGHPHAVNPDRALRREALARGWPILDFHRPVRLKQRIPAFSVPPRPALVAVAAIGAAAATAGLVWYANRRRATVA